A window of Cytobacillus sp. FSL H8-0458 genomic DNA:
AAGGGAGAAACGGAATGATGAAAACAATACTTTTGGTCGACGATGAAACTAGAATGCTTGATCTAATTTCTTTATACTTATCACCCCGCGGCTACAATTGCATTAAATTTGCTTCAGGTTCAGATGCCTTGCTTTACTTGGAAACCCATTCTGCAGATTTGGTCCTTTTAGATGTCATGATGCCTGAAATGGATGGATGGAGTGTATGCAAGGAAATTAAAAAATATTGGGATATTCCTATCATCATGCTTACTGCCAAAAGCGAAAAGCCGGACATTGTAAAAGGATTGAACATTGGAGCAGACGATTATATTCTGAAGCCGTTCGATGAAGAGGAATTATCTGCAAGGATTGAAGCGGTTTTGAGAAGAAGCAAAAAAGATGGAAAAACCAAAACCTTTAAAGGGCTGGAACTTAAAGAAGATTCTTTTGAGCTTTCCTATAAAAATAAGGAAATTCTTTTAACTCCAAAAGAGTTTTCAATGTTAAGCCTTTTCCTTTCAAACTTGAACAGAGTTTTCTCACGTGAGCATTTAATAGGCTCTGTTTGGGGTTATGGGGTGTCAATTGAAGATCGCACCATTGATTCGCATGTAAGAAATTTACGTGAAAAATTAAGGAAAGCCGGGTTTCCTGCAGATGAATATC
This region includes:
- a CDS encoding response regulator transcription factor, yielding MKTILLVDDETRMLDLISLYLSPRGYNCIKFASGSDALLYLETHSADLVLLDVMMPEMDGWSVCKEIKKYWDIPIIMLTAKSEKPDIVKGLNIGADDYILKPFDEEELSARIEAVLRRSKKDGKTKTFKGLELKEDSFELSYKNKEILLTPKEFSMLSLFLSNLNRVFSREHLIGSVWGYGVSIEDRTIDSHVRNLREKLRKAGFPADEYLTTVWGLGYKWAGKD